The genomic stretch ATCCATTACAAGTAAATATGTctcatcaaaatcaatttcaGGTCTTTAGAAAACTCCTCGAGCGACAAGTCGAGCTTTGTATGTGAATGTGTGCAACTTTGGTTTGTTAgtaagttgttttattttgcaaaaaGATAAtgaaataacaaaattaaaataataaaattaataatagaataaaatataaaataaatatactatAAGCTCAAATAATTCATACTTGAACTTCTTATCgccatataattttaaaattaggaagCAAGGTAAAATATGGATAGCTTAAATTGGCATTGGTGCCCCCTGGGCTACTATTATTTTTCATAGTAAAAATGTCTTTTGAAATTAGTTTTCCAGTAAAAAAACATTCCTTATTAGATTTCTTGTAATCCATGCATGATTCTTGTCTAACTGTTAAGAAAACCCATCTGCTAAAGATTGTATATTGACTAGAAAAATCAGCAGGATCATTGCCACAAGGCTGTATTTTGCAGGCTAAAAGAgatgaaaaaatgaaaattttggaCAACAAAAATTATACTTGTGATTAGGAAAATAGGGCTATACAGAGACCTTCAACCTCTATTTCTGGGGCATCTTCAAAGTGCCCCAGGCAATATTACCAGTATGTTTAAAAGTAATCTGCTTTTTTTATCACCATTGcttttttcctttcttcttttttttgctgCCGCTACCGACGCCGTTGCCAGGAGATGGATTTTTCATCCCATTTCCAGATTTGGCAGAGGGGCTCTCTGTTGCAGTGCCGCCGCTCATATTGTCAAACGCGCCTGACTGTACCGCATTTTGTAACCACTCGACGAATTCTTCCTCAGTCATGGTTTCTTCAAAATTAGGTGTTGGCATATTAGGAGGTGTTGGCATACGCCCGCCCCTTGGTGTTGAAGAGCTTGCTCCTTTGGTAGAATTTTGTTTCGTCATTATGCTGGTGTTCACGTGAAAACTTGGCTTATGAGTATTTGCTGGACATCTCATACCCTGcaaaaaaatatgtttatgtTATGAATCAAAGACCATCCATACACCTTATTACACTAAGTGGTCAAATAATCAAAGACCATAAGGAAGTCAATCACATAAACCCTCTAGAGAATTGTCAATAGCAGATTACACAAAGTACCGGTTTGTTCAAATTCCGCTATGTTACAGTGCAATAATCACTATCAGACAACACTTAGCTTTAAATAGCATATCACAGAACAATAGTGATGTGTTCAAATAATAGTGATGTGTTCAAATTTCGCTAAGCTACAGCTCTATAGCTTCTATTTATGTTATCAAACTCCATCGTTCCGGCCGTTATCTCAGCACAGAAAAGCACAACCAAGAAAACCGTGCCAGGTCGCCCTAGAACAGCAATGATGGGTAAACCAGCTGGAACGGCCACAATAATGGGATGGGATTCGAAATGACGCATCTCCCGTTATACAGGATTAATAACATAGGCTGCTATTTGACTACACTGATCCTCAAATGcatttaaagtaaaaaaaatcttTAGTTTGTTTACAATCAGAACAAACCTATGCTACAGCAAGTACATCATAacagttttaatttttaaacattTAGTGTCGGTATCTTATGTAAGCTGAAAGTCTGAAATTGTTTCCAGCATATCAAAACATTTGCATGCAGCCTCACATGTCAAAACACACGTCATGGATGATGATTTAGGTCAAAATATGGAAAATGAAGAACTAAATTACCTGACAGATGTACCATTCAGTGGCATCAAATATTTTGCTATCCGCACACACGTAAGCAGAAGGAGCGTCAACCTGaagattaaacaaattttatttagtTATCAATTAGACACATATTCCGACTTCATATATCATTGAACTGCATATTATAAGGAGTTTCTGATAAGACATTTTATTGAAATAGTATATTGATTCATACCTTCTGCAATAAGCCAAAAAGAAATGGTTGGGAAGATTGTTCAACCCATCCATCACCGTCCTTGGCTTGGTGAAAATCTTGACAATcctttaaaatgaagaaaaaaccaATGTGAAACATCAGTTACATGCGAGGTATAAAAGTGCTTTCTCACTAAGGAAAGTATGCTGACAGTGACAGAATACAGGCAaccattttcaaaatataatgTGCATAGCCAAGCAAACTGTCACTTATGTGTGTTAAATGGTTATTTGAGAGAGACAGACAGAGAGTCAACCTGGCACCATCTTGCTCGAGACTTTTGCTTCTTAGTGTGTATCCAGAGATGAAAGCCACCACACCTTTTGCAAGCTATTCGCCTTGATTCTCCAAAGGGGTCCTCACCATCTGCGTCTGAATGGGCAAATCCGGAAGAAAAGAACCCATGTCTACTATTCTGGCAAAACAATTTCATCCACAGCTAAAGTTAGACAAGAttataatacataaaaaaaaaattaaaaagaaggtAGATTACAAGGATCTCTAAATTGTGTCACAAGTTCAGATAGTGCAAGAGTCtctaagaagaagaaaagaagaaaaaaaggggACAGTTAATCTGTACATGTGTGGCTACACGTTCATTATTCATGGATTCTAATGTATGAGTTATGTCACCAGTTGAAATCTCAAATTCttatgaataaatataaatacATAGAAATGCTTCACTAATCCATTGTGATTCAAGGACAATGGACACTCAAGGTTATTACTCCTGACCAGAATGCATTGAATGTAATAAAATATAACTTTCATGTATAGTTCTATGATACTAAAACAGATGAAAGAAAACATAAAACATACCCTACGTGGAGCATTATGAAATCTATTGAACACATTAAGAATCTCTTCTCTCCTTAGCTCATCATCATAAGCTTTTCTCTTCAAAGAATCCATTAGAATCTGGGAAATCATTATAACCATAAAAGTCAGGGGAAGATTTCCTCTTTTGATTTTCAGTGAGCAAAATATATAAACTTACCTCATATGCATTTTGAAGTTTCTTAAAGGCTTCTACGGCCTTTTCATTACCCATATTTTTATCTGGATGTACCAACATTGCCTGATAATCAATAAAGACAGTTTGTTAGTAATGAGAAGAATGATCAAGGAATGATAACACACTGCCGAAAGAGTTGTTGTTAAGCTATATAAAAAAGTTCAACTCCCATCCAACCAGCAAACAATATCAACCCATCAAAACCATAACTATGAACAGGACAATACTATGAATCACTGATATAGATAAGAACACTGATCATGACACAGACACATTGACATCGGTAACAATTTGAGAAGCTGAATTAATTGAATGTAATCACAAACTTCAAACTACAACATCTTAAAAAGAGTCACAAAAAGTAAAACATGAATGTGCAAGTATTGACATCAAAGTATAATCACCTTCTTTCTATATTCACGCTTCAGAATTGAAACATCTATACTTTGATAGCGTAGGAAGCCCAGTGCTGAATAGTGATCAGAGCAGTTCAACAATCGAACAACTTCATCTTCAGAAGTTACATCAGAATCAGCCCCACTAGTTGAAGGGACTCCAGCATTTCGATCTGTAGATGGTCCATTTTCAGAGGATGAAGCAGGCATTGATTCATCATTTCTAAATCCTGGTTGACCGTTCATTCCAGCTCTTTGCTCAAATGGATTCGATCTACTCTGTTGATCTATGTTTTTCTTGAGGAAGTATACCAGAACATCACTTGAGATGAAAGCTAAATTAAAAGCCATGAACAAACGAAACCACCCAACGTACAGCCAAGCACAATAGACAGAATAGATGGTGGTGATAAGAAGTGCCACACGTTCATGCCGTAACATAAATGCCAATCCTGAATTTCAAATTAAGTCGAAGGATCGATAAGTTTGAAAAGTATATACATAAATTAACATATATCGATATTGAGCACATATCTATATTCCGGGTCATGTCTACCCAACTTCCTGTAGAAAAAGATAGAAATAAAAACATCCAGAAGATGTTCATAGAAATGCAAAGAGACAAACAAATCACCTCCAAGGATGATGAAAAATGCTGTTGTCCAGAAGCTACCATAAAACCACAGCATAACAACTCCGATGATAGCAACTACCAAAATTGCAAGCACGAACCCGACAAAATACGCAATCAAGGTAGCCAGTCCCTGACCAATTACATAAATTAGTTAGCGTGGGGAGAAAGAAAAAATTACAATATCCAATTTAAGAATATAATAGAATGAACAGATACACAAAAGCATCAAAAAATTAGAAGCGAGTTGGCGAGACATAACTTAGAGCTAAGGAAATCATGCTTGCTCAATTTATTCCTTATAGAGGGAGTTCAAATTCACAAGTCAAatagttccaagacaactgaaaCTCAAACCGACTCTACTTATATATAAATCTGAAACATTATTGCAAGAAACGAGACTAGTGTTTCAGGGACTGTATCCAGTATGTGCATTCTTATGATAGTGAAACAAAATTGTAATTATAGAGCAATATAGAGCAGGTTAATATGGATAAATTTTAAGTCATGCAGTTCAATAAACATAAGTTTTTAGCGCATTTTCCctataatatttaaatgaaaaacTTAATGATTAATCAATAGAAAATACTACAACGCAAATTCACACTCTCATTATGggaaaattcaaaatataaatgGGTGCGAGTGACCAAGTGATTCTATTTGAAGTAATCACAAAAATCATAAATTCTCCAATTATCAGGATTTTCTAGCCATTTTGACTTGTAATAATATATAGAAAGTAATAACAATTGTGATCAAAGCTTACCAGGACAACCAGAAACTTGAACATCCCAATCATACTAATCACGGAGAATATGCTGCACCATATAACAGAGAAGAAGGATGTTGTACCCATCCGTACAAACGAATCAATACCCCGAACGGCACAGTCCAACCAAAACAGCGATAATAGAAGGATTATGTTTCCAAAGTGCATGAGCCACGTCAGAACAATGGGATATGCCTGTTTAAATTTTGTTCTCAAACTAGCATAACCTTCTAAAACAGTGGTTCTAAACGATACAAACAACGGCTTCTGCCGGGCTGACCACTCCATAACTGCGGTGAAAATGGAAAATACTGACAACCTTAATCTCCTAATAGCTGCATGATCAGCAAGTTCCATATTTTCTACCATACTTCTCAACTGTAAACCTTCCACTAAATGGCACAATCTACTCTTGATACTCTGTTGAGCTTGATTACTTCTAGGCAAACTCCAATTTCCTTCTTGTACTGGAATTTCGCCATTCTCACTGCCATTCTCTGAATTACTCCCAAACGATTGTGATTCCTCCAGGCCATGCTTTGCATTCATCCCTTGCTTAACTTTCCGTGAAGACTTCTCGGATTTTCGCTCATTGGTATTGTCATCAACAGCAGAACTAGACTCACACGCTTTCTGTGAAAGCTCACGATCACGGTCGCCAGCAAGTCCCTCCGCCGGAAAAACCTTCACTTGCCCTCCTTCATGACCTTTCATACCCGGAAGAACACCCCCAGAAACACCTTTTTTGTGGTTAATCCCATTCTTCTGCTGACTACCTTTCCTAGCCATAAAGCTTTTAACTTTCAAACTTCGCGGAAAATTACTCGGAAAATGGACTCCAATTTAATCCATTTCTAAACTCATCATCAACACTATCACCTATCAGTACcaaaaaaaacacacaattaaCTCCTATAATTAATTCCCATGACATAATGAAGCACACATCAACACTAAAAAAACActgaaaaaagttgcaatattCAATAACCCATTCCAGCAATAAACCCTAAAATCACGGAATCTACATAACAAGTAATCAAAGTTCAAAATTTTAATCACCAATAAAAAATCGAAAATGAAAAAACAAGTAATTGAAaatcaagacaagaaatgaaacTGATTAGTGATCAAATATGGTAAATTAACAGAAAAAAGCACGAGATCGTTGCGAAGAACATACCTTGATTACGCTGCGTGATTATGTAACAGAATCGATTGAGTTTAACAGAGCATCGAAAACCCTAAATTGAAAGGTTTTTGTGTTTTGTGAAATTGAAGAATTGAGAGAGACAAAACAAGTTGTGTGAATTTGTGCAGAAAGACAGTTTTCTTTCTTGACGGATACTGGTAATTGGCTAAAGCTATCAACCACTCACATGTTCTATACTCTTAAGGCTTTGTTTGGCTTTTTGGTATTGTTTTTCTTGTGTTGTATAAAGTCTAGCCCTACTAAGTAGTATTGGTTTTGGTCAACTTAAATTTGGGATTTTATTGTGACCAAAACTACAAGTTAACACACCTTTTCAAATAAATGTTTTGAAACTTTTGGATGAAATTTCGGTTTAATTGGTTGTATTTTAACCAGATATATTACCGAACGCGCGAATCTATTATAGAACACGCGGTTGTGTAAACTGTTTATTACCAAACATGCGAATCTATTATAGAACACGCGGTTGTGTAAACTGTCTATTACCGAACACGAGAATCTATTATAGAACACGCGGTTgtgaaaactgttttgaagtcTTGGATTCAAATGCATCACCGAACACGCAACAATGTTAAAGTTAAATCACTTGAGTGACACTTTATCGTTCATTCTTATTATCTCCAactcaaaaaattaatttatataattatgtgcgTTAAAAATCAATTTACGAGAACTTATCATTTTTATGTACTTCATttttgtaaattaattttaaatccgtTTTTATAAATCGACAAACAAAATAACTTGGTttacttaatataaataattgattataaaTAAGGGTGAACGATAGAAAGTTTATTTAGTAGTATGTTTTTGGCTAAAATACTTTACTTAatattttgatatattaattTATGTTATTGTACTAGTGTATTTGTAAAGGATCTGCAAGAGATAACATAAGAAACATCATGGGTACGTGAATAACACACAttgctcaaattagggtttttggtcgCTCATTTATCAAAGTTTGGGCCCATTTATCACAACTGATGTCCATTGTCTGAATTGTTCGCCCAATGATGGGCTTGGACAAAACCACATGTTGTCCATTCACGAAAAGTGTGGAATAACATGTTATAAGGCATTAACGGTATGGAAGCTCAATCAAAGGGGAATGCCACGTTTGTTGAAACAAGTTTGGTTCTGCGACTATCTTTGAGTTTTGATTATAACAAAGCTTAATTTGTATAAAGAataattttgtactctaataaTGTTGTTAAGTGTGCAGAtaaaaagaaatcaaattctgACTCTGGAGAAGTCAAGTATGGACGAACCTGACTCTAAACAAAGCACATCTGAAGTATGATCTTTGCAAAATCTAAAGATTGGCAGAATTCGAAGATTTAGCTAAATCTAAAGCAATCAGACTCTAAACTGAAGACACACTATGAACCAAAAGGAATAAACAAAGTGTGTTTTAACAAAGTTGAACTTTTGAATTATCAAGTCGAAACTTCTGAAGCTATTCATCCAAATCTACTCCGATAATGACTTTGAAGATCAACTTTATTAAATGACTATGATATTTCAAGCCTCTATAGTCTTATGACTCTGAACTCTACAGACTCTGAAGTCTAATTTTCACAAAGTTCTAAAGACGGGCTCTGAATTTACTCAAGATTCAACAAACATTTATTTGAAGCCTCTGACTAGAAGATAATGACAAGATGAAGAATATGTGGCAAGAGTACAACCagtacaagataaaatatttctTCCACTACTCTGAAAAATCTAGAAAAGGACAGTATTATTGTACCAACAGATATTCCCTCATTCCATCCTTCCATCCACTACATGTTGCATGCTACTCCACTATGGTACTATTAAACATTTCCAACAGTTATTTTTTAGAGCATATTCCAACTTCACCCTCCAACGGATTTATTTCATTGCCTATATAAAAAGGATTTAGAACCTTGGAAAAGATGATGAATTGAAAGAGAAATCACAGCAAGTTGACACTTTgtaaatagaaaaacaaaaataatatcacAACAAGAAGAAAAGAGCAGAGTATTGAGAGAATATCAAGACCAACAAAAACAGAAATCCTTAGAGCATtatatttcaaatcatttaaGTGTAATCTTTTAATCTTCATtttgtgtaatctgcttattGTAAAAGCAAATATGTAAACACACAATTCTTGTATTTAACCTTTTGGTTAATTTCCTCGAGTGACTAAGTGTTAGTCAAATTACTCGTGAAGTCATTGGCAGGTAGTCTTTGAGTTGTAATTCCTTGAAAAACtaggtgtggtgtcgtttttttacctccctgtttcacttgggaggacggcacgccgaACTCTTCacacgaaatttggaaggagagaggcgcccttgtgggaggaattttatttcagttcttcccaCGATAGCAcataaactttttaattatcctacgaggaggaaggagaaaaagatctcaaataaaccctaagagttttctaggtgtggggatttcaccaaAACAAatgttctggagtccgggaggtcggttatacatagggaaggttttaagcaccctattatccgtagtactctacgggaaccttctctgtgtctatgtgtttgtgtttgttgcttgattgagaaagtttctcctttgtgttaggagagagaatttaattgaattgaaagacagatgaactgactgtttttggttttttactagctcgctaagattccttgtgaatctcatgcctacatatccctaatggaagtcatagctttttgtagttcgaggaactaattagggaaatgaattgattttgggtgccttgtttgaactcaaggttgaagtttgaattaaatctctgtttgtaGAAAAGAGACAACTCGTCATCTTAACGGAGAGATATTTCAATTGTTTTACcataaacattttaaaatgaatgaaaatgagggttctttcatgataagagagggaccttacttgtgtgtgtacaAGTATGTCAGTATCATCTTATATGAAagaacaatcataatgaaaggtTTACTTTATGATAAGAGAGGGACTTTACTTGTGTGTGTTCAAGTATGCCAGTATTATCTTATATAAAGTAAAAGATTTCAACCATTAGAGGAAGACAGTAGTCTGGACATGAAGTTAACAGAGCAGCCAGTCTTATATCAGTCTAAATGGGAAATGTTTTTATGAAAATGATGTTTGTTATGTTTGGATATGGTAtaacaattgaaaaaaatatattcataGAGATGAATCATGTCTCACCTCTGTAAGAAAGATTTAGACTTTTTTTACTGGCTTGTACAAGGCCCAGGCTTAAGGCTTAAAAGAGTTTTGATTGaccctgggagatgactccactagggATTGACTTTGACTGaaggaatttgtgttctgtacaaagcccagagttgtggctgactctactgagaTTACTCTGTTGGTTAGAGATTGATGAATGTTGACCCTACTGAGGAATTTGCTCCTATTGAGaagggattgatgaatgaaagcccAGAGTTGAGGGTTGACCCTACTGTGGATGTTACTCTGTTGAGAATTTATTGATGGAAGCTGACCCTTTCCACGGGGATTTATTGATTATTGGACTTATGAATGGAGGCTGGCCCTTTCCAGGGAAAAtgtacttcttgtttaaagcccgaGATTAAGGCTAACACTGTTGAGGAAACCAGATATGAAATcttgactctactaaggagaagacttACTGGAGATTTAAAATATGGGtaatagagactgtccatgtctctcattccaaaaggtgaactcaatattgAAATTGAGACATACTTGGCTTGtttgaagtctggtttgaagaatagaagaatctcaccagggtaggctaaaaggtaactaaagacatgttcctatgtttataagaaacctgatgggtccttgtatacaagctcaagaggaagctgtgagatatgcttttaagaagctcgtgggtccttgtattgtaagtccaagaggaggctaatcgagggtcatcgttatagcacaagagaaagttatgttggctttgaacttagtttggctctaagaaaatgggtaagacgtttcatcgggaataattcctcttgggtggatgtgccctatttttgttctaaggattttttcaagatgtttcaccgggaataattcatcttaagGTTGAAACTATGAAAATCTAATTAGGAAATAGCCTTCATCggaaagacattctcaatcctaggtcatagtcctataatatatatatatatatatatatatatatatatatagttcatttgtcctaaggtttttcTTAGATAGAGTTCTAAACAATTTATATACgttctatatttgacaggaatttaaatgaaagctgtaAATTGAaagttgtaaagcctaacctggatgaagaggaggcctttgaaagatgtatgtacaaagccttaccatcaTCTTGGTTATTCATTGGTAATGGTATATAAAAAAAAGAGCTGGGACttagactcaaggagaggcccatgtgaaattgattttaaattgaagttgttttgaaaacagattcaggtttgattgaaaaatagttgaatttgtttattgaaaacagttttgcagttttgttttgaaaacagaagaagtgaagatggacattagGTCACATAtgtatatgaagagtttcaccgggaataatgcccttcaataccgagaagaaagttttgaaagaaatgtgtgaaaatgaaaaggaaaaagggatgagacttacactctattagaggtccAAAAAGTTTATTGCG from Vicia villosa cultivar HV-30 ecotype Madison, WI linkage group LG4, Vvil1.0, whole genome shotgun sequence encodes the following:
- the LOC131595290 gene encoding uncharacterized protein LOC131595290, which translates into the protein MARKGSQQKNGINHKKGVSGGVLPGMKGHEGGQVKVFPAEGLAGDRDRELSQKACESSSAVDDNTNERKSEKSSRKVKQGMNAKHGLEESQSFGSNSENGSENGEIPVQEGNWSLPRSNQAQQSIKSRLCHLVEGLQLRSMVENMELADHAAIRRLRLSVFSIFTAVMEWSARQKPLFVSFRTTVLEGYASLRTKFKQAYPIVLTWLMHFGNIILLLSLFWLDCAVRGIDSFVRMGTTSFFSVIWCSIFSVISMIGMFKFLVVLGLATLIAYFVGFVLAILVVAIIGVVMLWFYGSFWTTAFFIILGGLAFMLRHERVALLITTIYSVYCAWLYVGWFRLFMAFNLAFISSDVLVYFLKKNIDQQSRSNPFEQRAGMNGQPGFRNDESMPASSSENGPSTDRNAGVPSTSGADSDVTSEDEVVRLLNCSDHYSALGFLRYQSIDVSILKREYRKKAMLVHPDKNMGNEKAVEAFKKLQNAYEILMDSLKRKAYDDELRREEILNVFNRFHNAPRRNSRHGFFSSGFAHSDADGEDPFGESRRIACKRCGGFHLWIHTKKQKSRARWCQDCQDFHQAKDGDGWVEQSSQPFLFGLLQKVDAPSAYVCADSKIFDATEWYICQGMRCPANTHKPSFHVNTSIMTKQNSTKGASSSTPRGGRMPTPPNMPTPNFEETMTEEEFVEWLQNAVQSGAFDNMSGGTATESPSAKSGNGMKNPSPGNGVGSGSKKKKKGKKQW